Sequence from the Deinococcus malanensis genome:
GATTCTGTGCACGAAGCGCCGCCGAGTGCAGCAGCGCGCCGCCCACCCCCTGGCCACGCCGGTCAGGACTGACCGCCAGGGTGTCCACATACAGTTCTCCCGCCTGACCTTCCGGCTCGGTCACTCCTGGCTGGCCGATGGCGCGCAGGTGGTGGCGAAAAGGTTCATCCAGATCTGCGGCAAATTCTCCCGGGTAGGCGACGAGCAGCCCGGCCGGCTGCCCGCCGACTTCCGCAATCAGGGTATGGGTAAAACTCAGCCGGTGCCCGCGCAGCGGAAAAAACTCGGCCAGAACGTGGGCCGCGTCCTCGTCGGTCGCCGTGCCGGTCAGGGCCCGCCCGATAGCCCCGATGGTGGACTGAATCAGGGGTGCAGCGAACCCGGCGTCGAACAGCTGGGCAGGGCGGATACGGACGGTCATGTCAGGGCCGATTCTCCCACTCCTGGCGCAGCAACGCCAGCTTGACGCTGTCATGGCGCCGTCCCTGCGGAAGTCGGGCGCATTCGCGCCAGCCGGCGCGCTGCCCCGCACGAATCATCCGCTCGTTGCCGCTCCAGGTGGTTAAGGTCAGCACGTGGGCATCCGTGTCACGGAATGTGAGGTCCGTCCACCGGCGCAGGGCCAGCGTTCCCACGCCACCGTCCCAGAGGCTGGGGTCGAAGATCAGTAGCCCCAGTTCCCACCAGCCCCCTGCTGCCGGTGCTTCCTCTCAGCGTGTGGCCTGCCCGATGCACTGGCCGTCCAGGGCGATGATGCGCTGGTGTGCGGTGGGCAACGCCGCCTGCGCCTGTTCGGTAAATGCTTCGAGTGAGGTCGATTTAGGCGCGGCCGCGCTGTGAAAATACGGCGCGTCCCAGCGCTTCCATTCGGGGTCCGGCTGGGCATGCATCCAGTGCCACAAGACAGGCAGGTCTTCGTTATGACGCTCGCGCAGGGTCAGGTTCATTCCGGGCAGTCTGGCCCGCCGGAGGTGCGGCAAGGATCGGCATGGTGGCCTGCCCAGTTCAAGGGAGCGTGAATTGCGTTCGTGGATGCCCGAGAACCGGGCCCGGTACGGTGGGGCATGCCACTCAAACCTGACCTGCCCCTGCCGGAAGCCGAACCTCAGCGCGTGGGTTACGCCATTGTCGGTCTCGGCCAGTTGACGGTCGACGAGCTGGTACCGGCTGTCCGTACCAGCGAACATGCCCACGTGGTCGCGTTTGTCACCAGCGAAACGGAGAAGGGGCTGGCCCTGGCCCGCGCCGTTGGTCTGGGTGAGGATGACGTCTACACCTACGACGACTTCGAGCAGCTCACGGGGCGGAAAGACGTGGATGCCGTGTACATCGTTTTGCCCAACGCGCTGCACCGCGAATATGTGGAGCGGGCTGCAAAGATCGGCAAGCACGTGCTGTGTGAAAAACCCCTGGGCATGAATGCCGACGACGCCCGCGCCATGGTGGAGGCCTGCAACAGCGCTGGCGTCCTGCTCATGACCGCCTACCGCTGCCAGTACACGCCCGAGCACTGGGCCGCGCGCGACGCTGTACACAGCGGGAAATTGGGCAAGGTCAAGCTGCTGGACAGCATTCACGTGCAGGTTGAGGACGATCCGGAGGCCTGGCGTCTGAAAAAGGAGCTGGCGGGCGGTGGCCCCCTGGTGGATGTGGGCATCTACTGCGTCAACACCCTGCGCTTTGTGCTGGGTCAGGAGCCGCAGTGGGTCTTCGCCGCGCTGCACCAGCCGGACGGTGACCCCCGCTTTGTGGAAGTCGAGGAGTCGCTGAGCTTCATGCTGGGCTTCCCCGGCGGCCTGATCGCCAACGGCCTGACCAGCTACGGCGCGCGGACCACCAGCACCCTGCGTGTACTGGGAGAGAAGGGCAGCCTGCTGATGGACCCGGCTTTTCCCTACGTGGGCGTCCGGTTGAGCCTGACGGATGAACAGGGCGAACTGACGCCCAGTTTTCCCTCGTCTGACCAGTTCAGCCAGGAATTCGACCACTTCGCGCAGTGCATCCGCGAGGGCAGGCGTCCGTGGACACCCGGCGAGGAAGGTGTGCAGGACCATGTGGTGATGGACGCGATCTACGAAAGCGCCCGGACCGGACAGGTGGTAAGGCTGAAGACCGGTCAGGGAAAGGATGCTTTCCGCGGCACCCCTCCGGAAGTGCCCGGCAGAGACTGACGGAGATCGGCCTGTACGGTCAGCCGGGCTGCTTCGGTCAGCGGGCCAGACCGACGCTGCTCTGAACAACGGGCCGAGGCACGGAGCCGGAAAAGTAAATGTACGAGGTGGAGGCTCCGGCTCAGCCAACACGTCTGCGTCTCTGTGCTGGGCCTACCGGTCAGTTCCCTTGCGTCCTGATACCGGGGCGGAGCATGTGTTGTTGCCCTAAGGACATCGGTTCAGTCGAAGGCTTGTGTGACTTGCTCAGAACCGGAAGGTAAAGGCGTCCCCGGAGGCTCCCACCGTGACCTTGCCTCCCTTGCTCAGTCGGCCGAACAGCAGTTCATCACCCAGGGGCCGCTTGACCTGTTGCTCGATCACCCGGGCCAGCGGTCGGGCGCCCATCAGCGGGTCATAGCCCAGCGTGGCCAGCAGAGTGCGGGCGGCGGGAGTGACCGTCAGGGTCACCTGACGCTCGGCCAGCTGCAGGTGCAGGTCGCGCAGGAATTTGTCCACCACACCGGCCATCACCTCACGCGACAGGGCGCGGAAGTGAATCACGTTGTCCAGGCGGTTGCGGAATTCGGGGGTGAAGGTGCGTTTCACGGCTTCAGCCTGCTCCCCGGCGCGGCCCTCGCGGGAAAAGCCCAGTGCGGGACGGCTGGCGTCGGCAGCCCCGGCGTTGGTGGTGAAAATCAGAATCAGGCCGCGCCCATCCACCTTCTTGCCGGCGTGGTCGGTCAGCGTGCCGTGGTCCATCAGCTGCAGAAAGATGTTGTACACGTCGGGATGGGCCTTCTCGATCTCGTCGAGCAGCAGCACCGCGTGCGGGTGGCGGGCCACCGCGTCGGTCAGCAGGCCGCCCTGGTCAAAGCCCACATAGCCGGGAGGAGCCCCGATCAGCCGGGCCACGGTGTGGGCCTCCTGGTACTCGCTCATGTCAAAGCGCGTCAGCTCGATACCCAGGCGTTCGGCCAGGGCGCGGGCCAGTTCGGTCTTTCCCACCCCGGTGGGCCCGGCAAACAGAAACATGCCCTGCGGCTTGGTCTGGTCGCGCAGCCCGGCGCGGGCCAGTTTGACCGCGCTGGCCACAGCCTGCACCGCTTCGTCCTGGCCGAAGACGCGATTCTTAAGGTCGCGCTCCAGGGTGGCCAGTGACTGCACCTCCTCGGCCTTCACGGCGCCCAGCGGCACCCGGGCCATGCGGGCCACGGTAGCCTCGATGTCAGCGACATCAATAGTGCCGCCCTTGCCGGCGCTGCTGCGGGCAGCGCCCGCTTCGTCGAGCACGTCAATGGCCTTGTCGGGCAGGAACCGATCACGCAGATGCCGGACGCTCAGGCGGACCGCAGCGTCCAGCGCTTCATCCGTGTACGTCACCTTGTGGTGCGAGGCATAGCGTCCGGCCAGACCGCGCAGAATGCTCAGCGCATCCTCCTCGGAGGGCTCGGGCACGTCCACGGTCTGGAAGCGTCGCCACAGAGCACGGTCTTTTTCCAGGTGCCGCAGTTCGGCCGGCGTGGTCGCGCCCAGCACCCTCAGCTTTCCGCGTGCCAGGGCCGGTTTGAGCAGGTTCGCGGCGTCCATGCTGCCGCCCTCGGTGGCCCCGGCCCCGACCAGGGTGTGCAGCTCGTCGATGAACAGCACCGCGTTCTGGCCGTCCAGAGCCGCGAGAACTGCCTTCAGGCGCGCTTCGAAGTCGCCCCGGTAACGGGTGCCCGCCAGCAGCGCGCCCAGGTCCAGCGCATAGATGCCCGCACCTTTGAGGAAGCCCGGCGCGCCGCCGTCAACCACCCGCTGTGCCAGGCCCTCGGCCAGGGCCGTCTTGCCCACCCCAGGTTCGCCGACCAGTACCGGATTGTTCTTGCTGCGGCGGGCCAGCACGTGCACCATGCGCTCCAGTTCCGCTGCCCGGCCAATCACCGGGTCAAAACCGCCGGCGCGTGCCTGAGCGGTCAGGTCGGTGGTGTAGGCCTCCAGTGGGTCCTGCTCGGCACTGCCTTCCAGATCAGCCGGGCTGTCTACCCCAGCCACATGGCGTTCGCGGCTGCGGCCTTCGACCTTGGCCACGCCATGCGAGACGTAATTGAGCATGTCCAGCCGGTTGACCCCCTGGGCTTCCAGGGCAGCGCGCGCCGGGCTATCGGGTTCTTCAAGCAGTTCGACCAGAACACGTGCGCCGTCTGCCTCCTGGGTGCCTTTGCCACTGGCATGCAGCTGCAGTACCGCGCCCTGGACCACCCGGTGCAGACCCAGGGTGAAGTCCGGCTCGCTGCCCGGGACGACCTCCAGGGCCCCGAGTTCGGTCTCCAGGGCTTCGCGCAGGGCTTCTACATCCGCACCCAGGGCCAGCAGGGCTTCCAGGGCTTCGGGGTCGTGTGTCAGGGCCAGCAGCAGGTGTTCCTGGGTCACGTACTCGTGACCGGCTTCGCGGGCGTGGGCGGCCGCGCGGCCGATGGCCAGTTGCAGGTGCTCGCTGATCACGCGTCGGCCTCCGGCTCGGAGACCAGTCGCAGGGGATGGCCCTCCTGGCGAGCGTGGGCCGTGACCTGTGCCACCTTCGTTTCGGCCACGTCGCGGGTATACACGCCCGCGACGCCCTGGCCCTTGTGGTGGACCGCCAGCATGATCAGCTCGGCCTCGTGTTCGGACTTGCGGAAATACAGTTCCAGCACCCGCACCACGAATTCCATCGGGGTGTAGTCGTCATTGAGAAGCAGCACGCGGTACAGCCTGGGGCGCTGCGTGGCGCTTCTCTCCAGTGTCTGTGTGTGGCTCTCGCCGTCCCTTCGCGTCATGGCTGGAGTCTACCGGTTGTGCCCGCAGCCGACCGTGCCCGCAGCTTCACCCAAACAAAAACCTCCCCGGTATGGAGGCCGATGGGTGCCGGGCTCCATTACATCTTGCGTTCGGCGTCACGCACCGAGTTCTGGGCCCCGGTGCTGGTCTTCTTCGCCACTTCGTTTGCTTCGGCCGCTGCTTTCTGCGCGGCGCTGCGGGCGTCCTGGGCAGCGTCTTTCAGGGTGGTCTGGGTGTCTTTGGCTGCTTTCTGGGCATCAGCCTTGGCATCCTGGGCGGCGTCGCGGGTCTTCTCGGTCACGCTCTGGGTACTGTCCTTGGCATCGGACGCCACCTGCCCAGCAGCATCTTTGGCCTCGCTGGCCGCGCCGCTGACGGCTCCCTTGACCTCACTGGCCACTTCCTTCGCCTTGTCCAGGGCGGCCTGGGTGCCGCCGCTGGCCGCCTCCTTGACCTCGCCGGCCTTGTCGGCAATCACGGCGCCGGCGCTCTGGGCCGCGTCCCTGGTCTTTTCCCAGCCCTTGGCCACGCTCTGGCCCATGTCGCTGGCGGCGTCCTTGAGTCCAAGCTCGGCCAGCTTGGCGTCCAGCGCCTTGCGGTTCTGCTCGCGGCTCAGGTAGTAGGCACCTGCGCCGATCAGCGAGCCCAGCAGCAGCAAACGTTTGGTCGGAAAGTGATGGCGGTCATAGTGGTTAGACATTCCTGAAGCCTACGGGCCTGCTCTCATGAACAGATGAGGGGGGGTTATGCCCGACTTCACGCCATTTACGCTGGTTTTCGCGGAACCGGACTCACGGCCCGGGCGGGTTCCTGAGCCGCTGGTCCTCCAGGAGCCCGAGGCGCCGGGCAAGCTCTGCGGTCAGGATCCATTCCTCCGGCTCTTCGAGACCTTCGACGCTCACCAGCACGCAGCCGCGCTCCAGATAAAACGAACAGATCTTGTCCCACGCCTCTTCCTCGTCGGCAGCGGTCTCGTCCAGGTCTTCCAGGGTTCCCCAGAGGTCGCCGTCCACGTCAGCGCTGCGCAGGGCTTCGGCATGACCGCTGAGCATGTAGGCGTCGACAGCCTCATGCGGGGGGTAAGTCTGGCCTGCCTCGCGGGGTTCAAGCCGGTCGTCACGCTCGTACAGGCCGGCCAGAAATGTTTCCCACCGGTCGGTACTCAGGGTGATGTGGGTCTTGGACGCGTTCACGCTGCGCAGTGTACCCCCCTGACCCGCACGTAAAGATTTCTGAACTCCGGCTCCGAAACGGGCGTCACGGCCGCCCCGTAGACTCACGCTATGCAGTTCGCGACCCGCAAGACCCTGAGCACGCTCCTGACCGCAGCCCTGCTTTGCGTCGGCAGCCTCGGCCTGACGCCCGGCGCCCTGGCACAGTCGGGTGGGGGCTTTGGCGGCAGCAGTTCCGGCGGATCCTCAGGCGGAGGCTACGGCGGAGGGGGCTATGGCGGCGGGTACTCCGGAGGTGGGTACAGCGGCGGTGGCTATAGCGGGGGAGGCTACAGCGGGGGGTACCGGGGCCCCATCATCGTCAACGGTGGCGGCTACGGCGGCATGGGCTTTGGGGGCGGCATGGGCATCATGCCCCTGCTTATCTTCGGCTTCGTGATTTTTTCGGTGGTGGGCGGCATGCGGCGCAGCATGAGCCACGCTGGCGGTGGAGCGCGTGGTCTGGCCGGCATCAGTGGGACGGCGCAGGCGGTCAGCGTGCAGTTGCTGCTAGCCGAGGGTGACGAAGTCAAGCGCGCCCTGCAGCGCGTGGCCCAGACCGGAGACCCGGACACCAATGCCGGCCTGGTCCGCATGTTGCAGGAGGCTGCCCTGGTGATCCTACGGCACCCCGAGCGCTGGGTCTACGGCAACGTCGAGCGTGCTCAGGGTGATCCACGGGCCGCAGACAGCCAGGTTGGCACCTGGGCCACCGAAGCGCGGGCCGCTTTTACGGAACAGACCACCAGCAACTACCAGAACCGGGACCCTAACAGTGGCTTTGCCCGCCGTGACGACTACAGCTTCCAGGCCGACGGCACCGATCTGTATCTGGCGGTAACCATCGCGGTGGCCGCCCACACCCTGAGCAGCCTTCCCCCGGCCGGCGTAACCAATGCCGCCGAGGCCCGTGCGGCTCTGGCGGCCATCAGCAGCGTGTCGCCCGGCGACCTGATCCGGGCCGAGGTGATCTGGAGTCCGGACGTGGAAGGCGAGTTCCTCAGCGAGGAGGAAGCCATCCGCAAGTACCCTCAGCTCACCCGTCTCTGAGAAGACGGTGGCGGACATGCTGCGTCTGGAGCCCTGCCGGGATGCCGACGGACGGTTGGCCGAAAAGCCGCGACACCGAGGGTGGCGCTGATGGCGGCCCGCCGCGCCCCTCCTTCTTCCTGGCCGCCCCCTCCGGGCGAACCGGAGGTCTGCGGTCTGTGCGAGCGGGCCGTCCCGGTCCTGACCGAACACCACCTGATTCCCCGCTCTCAGGGCCGGCGCCGGGGCACGCCGGTCACGGAACTGCCGACCGTCATGCTGTGCAGCCCGTGCCACAAATTTCTGCACCGCACGTTTACCAATGCCGAACTGGCCGGCGAATACCACAGCCTGGATGCCCTGGGCGCCCATCCGGAGGTCAAAAAGTTCGTGACCTGGCTGCAAAAGCAGCCGGTCACGAAAGGAATTCGCGTGCGTTGAAGCTCAGGCCTGGGCAGGGGTCCGCATGGGGCTCAGCTGCGGGCCGGACGGCGGCATCCAGCGGCGCAGCACAAAAGGCACACCCTGCACGGCGACCAGCACCAGCAGCGCGTAGCGCAGCGCCCTGACCAGACCCAGATTGCGGACCTCCTCGGGCAGCGCGGATAGACCGAAGTACACGGCAAAAACCATCACCAGACCCAGCAGCGCTACCACCAGCCGTCCGGTCCAGTCGTGCGGAGGAACAAAGCTGGGGCGGGCGTACCAGAACCCGGCCAGCATGCCGAGTCCGGCCCCCAGCTCCCGGGGTGCGCTGCTGGGAAGCAGGGTGGCCACGGCCAGCAGGACGAGTGGAAGGGCCAGACGGGTCCAGTCGTGCTGCGGGAAGTACCCATGACGCGCGGCCAGGGCGAAGATGCCACCCAGCAGCAGGCCCACGATCACGTCACTGGGATAATGGACCTGCAGGGCCAGCCGCGACACAGCGATCAGGCCGATCAGCACAAACGCGGCGATCCACATTCCGCGCCGGCCGACCTGCACGGCAATTCCGCCCCACAGGGTGGCGGCCATCTGGGCGTGACCGCTGGGAAGCCCCGGCCCGCCAGCCGTGGCTTTTGCAGCTTCCGAAGTGATTTCAGGCTGGCTCATGAACGGCCGGGGCAGGTCCAGCCCGTATTTGAGACCGGAATTGACCAGGTAGCTCAGCGCAAATGCCACGCCAAGGTCCCGGCCGCCCTGGGGCCGCACCAGCCAGGTGTACAGGGCGAGCACCACGATAAACACCTCGTCACGTCCCAGGGTCGTGACTGCCAACCAGAAAGACTCCATGGGCCTCATTCTGAAGGATTACACTTCGGAATATGACGGTACTTCCTGCCGACGTGCTGCAGACGGTGCAGCATCGCTCCGAACATGCGCTGGAGCTGCGTGGCATCACCAAACGCTTTCCGCTGGTCCTGGCCAACGACAACATTTCCATGGCGGTGCGCTGGGGCAGCGTACACGCCCTGTGCGGCGAGAACGGCGCCGGAAAAAGCACCCTGATGAAAATCGTCTACGGCGCCCAGCCACCCACCAGCGGTGAAATCGTCGTGGACGGCGAAGTGGTGCGCTTCGACAACCCGGCGGACGCCATTGCGCGCGGGATCGGCATGGTCTTTCAGCACTTCATGCTGGTCGATACCCTGACCGTGACCGAGAACGTCATTCTGGGCGCAGAGCCCACCAGCGGCACGTCGATCAACTATGCGGCCGCGCGCCGGCGCGTGGCGGAGCTGATCAACCAGTTCAACTTCGACCTGAAGCCCGACGCCCTGGTCGGAGACCTGCCAGTTGGCCTCCAGCAGAAGGTGGAGATCCTCAAGACGCTCTACCGCGGCGCACGCATCCTGATTCTGGACGAGCCGACTGCCGTGCTGACTCCCAGCGAAACCGACGAGCTGTTCGACTTCCTGAAAAACCAGTACGCGGCCAGCGGTAACGCGGTGATCTTCATTTCGCACAAGCTGCACGAGGTGCTGCACATCAGTGACACCATCAGTGTGATCCGTGACGGCAAGATGATCGGCACCATTCCCGCAGCTGGCGCGACCACCGAAACCCTGGCCCAGATGATGGTGGGCCGCGAGGTGACCCTGAAGGTGAACAAGCAGCCCGCCCGACCCGGTGAAGTCGCGCTGGACGTGCAGAATGTGGTTGTTCCCGGAGAGCACG
This genomic interval carries:
- the clpS gene encoding ATP-dependent Clp protease adapter ClpS; translated protein: MTRRDGESHTQTLERSATQRPRLYRVLLLNDDYTPMEFVVRVLELYFRKSEHEAELIMLAVHHKGQGVAGVYTRDVAETKVAQVTAHARQEGHPLRLVSEPEADA
- a CDS encoding Gfo/Idh/MocA family protein, giving the protein MPLKPDLPLPEAEPQRVGYAIVGLGQLTVDELVPAVRTSEHAHVVAFVTSETEKGLALARAVGLGEDDVYTYDDFEQLTGRKDVDAVYIVLPNALHREYVERAAKIGKHVLCEKPLGMNADDARAMVEACNSAGVLLMTAYRCQYTPEHWAARDAVHSGKLGKVKLLDSIHVQVEDDPEAWRLKKELAGGGPLVDVGIYCVNTLRFVLGQEPQWVFAALHQPDGDPRFVEVEESLSFMLGFPGGLIANGLTSYGARTTSTLRVLGEKGSLLMDPAFPYVGVRLSLTDEQGELTPSFPSSDQFSQEFDHFAQCIREGRRPWTPGEEGVQDHVVMDAIYESARTGQVVRLKTGQGKDAFRGTPPEVPGRD
- a CDS encoding ABC transporter ATP-binding protein, with translation MTVLPADVLQTVQHRSEHALELRGITKRFPLVLANDNISMAVRWGSVHALCGENGAGKSTLMKIVYGAQPPTSGEIVVDGEVVRFDNPADAIARGIGMVFQHFMLVDTLTVTENVILGAEPTSGTSINYAAARRRVAELINQFNFDLKPDALVGDLPVGLQQKVEILKTLYRGARILILDEPTAVLTPSETDELFDFLKNQYAASGNAVIFISHKLHEVLHISDTISVIRDGKMIGTIPAAGATTETLAQMMVGREVTLKVNKQPARPGEVALDVQNVVVPGEHGNAVDGVTFQVRAGEIVGIAGVEGNGQSELVEAITGLSSVASGQITYLGRPARGVRGVEAAGLSHIPEDRNERGLVLDMTTAENYILGEHDRAPFARGFGMLDLDVIEKNARDLSEKYDVRPRSASLPAGKYSGGNAQKLIVAREMRKGPKILVASQPTRGVDIGAIEFIHARIVEARDQGLAVLLVSADLGEVMNLADRILVMYEGRVVGEVDAAGATETQLGLLMTGSGGSSGRSGHVSASQAASDL
- a CDS encoding desiccation-associated late embryogenesis abundant protein — its product is MSNHYDRHHFPTKRLLLLGSLIGAGAYYLSREQNRKALDAKLAELGLKDAASDMGQSVAKGWEKTRDAAQSAGAVIADKAGEVKEAASGGTQAALDKAKEVASEVKGAVSGAASEAKDAAGQVASDAKDSTQSVTEKTRDAAQDAKADAQKAAKDTQTTLKDAAQDARSAAQKAAAEANEVAKKTSTGAQNSVRDAERKM
- a CDS encoding HNH endonuclease — protein: MAARRAPPSSWPPPPGEPEVCGLCERAVPVLTEHHLIPRSQGRRRGTPVTELPTVMLCSPCHKFLHRTFTNAELAGEYHSLDALGAHPEVKKFVTWLQKQPVTKGIRVR
- a CDS encoding AAA family ATPase, encoding MISEHLQLAIGRAAAHAREAGHEYVTQEHLLLALTHDPEALEALLALGADVEALREALETELGALEVVPGSEPDFTLGLHRVVQGAVLQLHASGKGTQEADGARVLVELLEEPDSPARAALEAQGVNRLDMLNYVSHGVAKVEGRSRERHVAGVDSPADLEGSAEQDPLEAYTTDLTAQARAGGFDPVIGRAAELERMVHVLARRSKNNPVLVGEPGVGKTALAEGLAQRVVDGGAPGFLKGAGIYALDLGALLAGTRYRGDFEARLKAVLAALDGQNAVLFIDELHTLVGAGATEGGSMDAANLLKPALARGKLRVLGATTPAELRHLEKDRALWRRFQTVDVPEPSEEDALSILRGLAGRYASHHKVTYTDEALDAAVRLSVRHLRDRFLPDKAIDVLDEAGAARSSAGKGGTIDVADIEATVARMARVPLGAVKAEEVQSLATLERDLKNRVFGQDEAVQAVASAVKLARAGLRDQTKPQGMFLFAGPTGVGKTELARALAERLGIELTRFDMSEYQEAHTVARLIGAPPGYVGFDQGGLLTDAVARHPHAVLLLDEIEKAHPDVYNIFLQLMDHGTLTDHAGKKVDGRGLILIFTTNAGAADASRPALGFSREGRAGEQAEAVKRTFTPEFRNRLDNVIHFRALSREVMAGVVDKFLRDLHLQLAERQVTLTVTPAARTLLATLGYDPLMGARPLARVIEQQVKRPLGDELLFGRLSKGGKVTVGASGDAFTFRF
- a CDS encoding DUF1517 domain-containing protein, which encodes MQFATRKTLSTLLTAALLCVGSLGLTPGALAQSGGGFGGSSSGGSSGGGYGGGGYGGGYSGGGYSGGGYSGGGYSGGYRGPIIVNGGGYGGMGFGGGMGIMPLLIFGFVIFSVVGGMRRSMSHAGGGARGLAGISGTAQAVSVQLLLAEGDEVKRALQRVAQTGDPDTNAGLVRMLQEAALVILRHPERWVYGNVERAQGDPRAADSQVGTWATEARAAFTEQTTSNYQNRDPNSGFARRDDYSFQADGTDLYLAVTIAVAAHTLSSLPPAGVTNAAEARAALAAISSVSPGDLIRAEVIWSPDVEGEFLSEEEAIRKYPQLTRL
- a CDS encoding GNAT family N-acetyltransferase, whose translation is MTVRIRPAQLFDAGFAAPLIQSTIGAIGRALTGTATDEDAAHVLAEFFPLRGHRLSFTHTLIAEVGGQPAGLLVAYPGEFAADLDEPFRHHLRAIGQPGVTEPEGQAGELYVDTLAVSPDRRGQGVGGALLHSAALRAQNLGLPRLGLLSEADNPAMRLYARQGFRAAGERTVSGIRFIHLIRELSPEPAASPSVEAGC
- a CDS encoding phosphatase PAP2 family protein gives rise to the protein MESFWLAVTTLGRDEVFIVVLALYTWLVRPQGGRDLGVAFALSYLVNSGLKYGLDLPRPFMSQPEITSEAAKATAGGPGLPSGHAQMAATLWGGIAVQVGRRGMWIAAFVLIGLIAVSRLALQVHYPSDVIVGLLLGGIFALAARHGYFPQHDWTRLALPLVLLAVATLLPSSAPRELGAGLGMLAGFWYARPSFVPPHDWTGRLVVALLGLVMVFAVYFGLSALPEEVRNLGLVRALRYALLVLVAVQGVPFVLRRWMPPSGPQLSPMRTPAQA